The proteins below come from a single Serratia fonticola genomic window:
- the matP gene encoding macrodomain Ter protein MatP, with product MKYQQLENLESGWKWKYLVKKHREGEAITRYIENSLAQEVIDQLLKLENEPVKVLAWIDEHMNPTLDNRMKQTIRARRKRHFNSEHQHTRKKSIDLEFLVWQRLAALAHRRGVTLSETVVQLIEDAERKEKYASQMSSLKQDLQAILGKDDK from the coding sequence ATGAAATATCAGCAACTGGAAAATCTGGAGAGCGGTTGGAAATGGAAGTACCTGGTGAAAAAGCACCGGGAAGGTGAAGCGATCACCCGCTACATTGAAAACAGCCTTGCTCAGGAGGTCATTGACCAACTGCTGAAGCTGGAAAATGAACCGGTCAAAGTGCTGGCGTGGATCGATGAGCACATGAATCCGACGCTGGATAATCGGATGAAACAAACCATCCGCGCCCGGCGTAAGCGTCATTTCAACTCAGAACATCAGCATACGCGCAAGAAATCGATCGATCTGGAGTTCCTGGTCTGGCAACGTTTGGCTGCGCTGGCGCATCGCCGTGGCGTCACCCTGTCGGAAACTGTCGTACAGCTGATCGAAGATGCCGAGCGAAAAGAGAAGTATGCCAGCCAGATGTCATCGCTGAAACAGGATCTACAGGCGATCCTGGGTAAGGATGATAAATAG
- the ompA gene encoding porin OmpA, with product MKKTAIALAVALAGFATVAQAAPKDDTWYTGAKLGWSQFHDTGFYGNGYTVDNDARKDQIGAGAFVGYQANQYLGFEMGYDWLGRMKYTGANTGSFKAQGVQLAAKLSYPIMNDLDIYTRLGGMVWRADSDGAGSNGGNHDTGVSPLAAVGVEYALNRDWATRLDYQWVNNIGDAGTVGARPDNGMLSVGVSYRFGQEVAAPVVAPAPAPAPVVETKKFTLTSDVLFAFNKATLKPEGQQALDQLYTQLSSLDPKDGSVVVLGFTDAVGSAEYNLRLSEQRAQSVVDYLVSKGIPSDKISARGMGKANPVTGDSCGYRSGRATAAQIACLAPDRRVEIEVKGIKEVVSQPQG from the coding sequence ATGAAAAAGACAGCTATCGCATTAGCAGTGGCACTGGCAGGTTTCGCTACAGTAGCGCAAGCCGCACCAAAAGACGACACTTGGTACACTGGTGCTAAACTGGGTTGGTCCCAGTTCCATGACACCGGTTTCTACGGTAACGGTTACACCGTTGATAACGACGCACGTAAAGACCAGATTGGTGCTGGTGCGTTCGTTGGCTATCAGGCAAACCAATACCTGGGCTTCGAAATGGGCTACGACTGGTTAGGTCGTATGAAATATACCGGCGCTAACACCGGTTCTTTCAAAGCTCAAGGCGTTCAACTGGCAGCTAAACTGAGCTACCCAATCATGAACGATCTGGACATCTACACTCGTCTGGGTGGCATGGTATGGCGTGCAGACAGTGATGGTGCTGGCTCTAACGGTGGCAACCATGACACTGGCGTTTCTCCATTGGCAGCAGTGGGTGTTGAATACGCACTGAACCGTGACTGGGCTACCCGTCTGGACTACCAGTGGGTTAACAACATCGGTGATGCAGGTACCGTTGGCGCACGTCCAGACAACGGCATGCTGAGCGTAGGTGTTTCCTACCGCTTTGGCCAGGAAGTTGCTGCTCCAGTAGTAGCTCCAGCTCCAGCCCCAGCTCCAGTTGTTGAGACCAAGAAGTTCACTCTGACTTCTGACGTTCTGTTCGCGTTCAACAAAGCGACCCTGAAGCCAGAAGGCCAACAAGCTCTGGATCAGCTGTACACCCAACTGAGCTCACTGGATCCGAAAGACGGTTCTGTTGTAGTTCTGGGCTTCACTGATGCAGTAGGTTCAGCAGAATACAACCTGCGCCTGTCTGAGCAACGTGCACAAAGCGTTGTGGATTACCTCGTGTCTAAAGGTATCCCTTCAGACAAGATTTCTGCACGTGGCATGGGTAAAGCTAACCCAGTTACCGGTGACTCTTGTGGCTACCGTTCAGGCCGCGCAACTGCAGCTCAGATCGCATGTCTGGCTCCAGATCGTCGCGTAGAGATCGAAGTTAAAGGCATCAAAGAAGTTGTTTCTCAGCCTCAGGGCTAA
- the sulA gene encoding SOS-induced cell division inhibitor SulA, with protein MPAKQAVIPAQEGNENGLISELVYNERQPAVAQLLVPLLQQLGRQSRWLLWLTPQQKLSKTWLQQASLPVDKVVQLNQISPLATVDAMEKALLTGNYSVVLGWLPELTQEDRLRLSRAAELGNAYGFIMRPQRDIVAADRHCSTLKIHSSLYH; from the coding sequence ATGCCGGCAAAGCAAGCGGTGATCCCTGCGCAAGAGGGCAACGAAAATGGCCTAATCAGTGAGCTTGTTTACAATGAGCGGCAACCCGCCGTAGCCCAGTTGCTGGTGCCTTTGTTGCAACAGTTAGGCAGGCAATCACGTTGGTTACTGTGGCTGACCCCGCAGCAGAAACTGAGCAAAACCTGGCTGCAACAGGCCAGCCTGCCGGTTGATAAGGTCGTACAGCTTAATCAGATCAGTCCACTGGCTACCGTAGACGCCATGGAGAAGGCTTTACTGACAGGAAATTACAGTGTGGTGCTTGGCTGGTTACCTGAATTGACACAAGAGGATCGTCTAAGGTTAAGTAGAGCGGCAGAATTGGGCAATGCCTATGGGTTCATTATGCGACCCCAACGTGACATCGTGGCTGCCGACAGACACTGTTCAACCTTAAAAATTCACTCTTCTTTGTATCATTAA